One part of the Eucalyptus grandis isolate ANBG69807.140 chromosome 10, ASM1654582v1, whole genome shotgun sequence genome encodes these proteins:
- the LOC104422537 gene encoding chitinase 2, with protein sequence MGQPKKLSFNVQLVLLLLLFAPQALSLLLSPNSSSSLYREYIGAQFKGVRFSDVPIHPGVEFHFILSFAIDYDSSPSPTNGKFDVYWDTDNLTPAQVASIKSGNSKVKVAVSLGGATVADSTVYFAPSDPDSWVSNAVSSLTAIIKQYHLDGIDIDYESFRADPATFAECIGRLISTLKSRGIISFASIAPYADDAVQSHYLALWSRYGHLIDYVNFQFYAYDAETTVSQFIGYFNEQSRNYRDGKVLVSFISDGSGGLSPADGFFTACGRLKSEGKLHGIFAWCADDSKAEGFKYEKQSQALLAISH encoded by the coding sequence atgGGTCAGCCCAAGAAGCTCTCCTTCAACGTTCAGCTAGTCCTGCTGCTGCTCCTCTTTGCACCTCAAGCGCTATCGCTATTGCTGTCGCCAAACTCGTCATCGAGCCTGTACCGAGAGTACATCGGAGCTCAGTTCAAGGGCGTCCGGTTCTCCGACGTCCCAATCCACCCGGGCGTCGAGTTCCACTTCATCCTCTCCTTTGCCATCGACTACGACTCCTCCCCGTCCCCGACCAACGGCAAGTTCGACGTCTACTGGGACACCGACAACCTCACTCCCGCCCAGGTCGCCTCCATCAAGTCTGGCAACTCCAAAGTCAAGGTCGCCGTGAGCCTCGGAGGTGCCACCGTTGCGGACAGCACTGTCTACTTCGCTCCCTCCGACCCAGATTCCTGGGTCTCCAACGCCGTTTCCTCCCTCACCGCGATAATCAAGCAGTACCACCTCGACGGCATCGACATCGACTACGAGAGCTTCCGAGCTGACCCTGCCACCTTCGCCGAGTGCATCGGGCGGCTGATAAGCACCCTCAAGAGCCGTGGCATCATTTCCTTCGCATCCATCGCCCCGTACGCCGATGACGCGGTCCAGAGCCATTACCTAGCTCTGTGGAGCAGGTACGGCCACCTCATCGACTATGTGAACTTCCAGTTCTACGCGTACGACGCGGAGACGACCGTGTCCCAGTTCATCGGCTACTTCAACGAGCAGAGCCGGAATTACCGAGATGGGAAGGTCCTGGTGAGCTTCATCAGTGACGGGAGCGGTGGGCTATCGCCGGCGGACGGGTTCTTCACAGCGTGCGGGAGGCTGAAGAGCGAGGGGAAGCTGCACGGGATCTTCGCGTGGTGCGCCGATGACTCCAAGGCCGAGGGTTTCAAGTACGAGAAGCAGTCACAGGCGTTGCTCGCCATTTCTCACTAG
- the LOC104422538 gene encoding putative respiratory burst oxidase homolog protein H: protein MEKEEMGDSSKWILESIEVDDMADVPLDSSNKSGVHSGGPTSKVNDEAMLARSSSSTRKRVGFQGTRPPALSRMGRTESGARRGLKSLRFLDRTITGKEVDAWKSMEKRFNQFAVDGRISKDKFGTCIGMGESKEFAGELFETLARRRKIHSENGITQEEMRAFWDDMTNQDIDSRLQIFFDMCDKNGDGKLSEEEVKEVIILSASANKLSNLKQQAASYAVLIMEELDPDHLGYIEMWQLETLLREMVSSEEANKLAKKTHTLARTMIPRQYRTPISKFLSKTFEFLQENWKRVWVMSLWLTLNLILFVWKFRQYKERDIFQVMGYCVCFAKGAAETLKFNMALILIPVCRRTLTKLRSTALSRIFPFDDNINFHKSIALAIVIGTSIHIIMHLSCDFPRLISCPKPKFLRYAGPNFNYKQPSYLDLVESVPGVTGIIITILMAFSFTLATHSFRRNVIKLPWPFHHLAGFNAFWYAHHLLFLVYALLIVHGYFLFLSRHWYSKSTWMYLSVPLLLYVSERIFTAIDERNHRVNVIKAIIYTGNVLALYISKPPGFKYKSGMYMFVKCPDISNFEWHPFSITSAPGDDYLSVHIRTLGDWTTELKNRFAQVCEPPNEPAGRGSLVRLQTKAISDYDHTQVRFPRILIKGPYGAPAQNYKKYDILFLIGLGIGATPFISILKDLLNQIKPNEQNNDPGQSIPGANKKAPERAYFYWVTREQGSFEWFKGVMDDIAEYDHNHIIEMHNYLTSVYEEGDARSALIAMVQKLQHAKNGVDVVSESRIRTHFARPNWRKVFSQLASAHPSSRIGVFYCGSPTLTKPLKKLCQEFSLNSSTRFQFHKENF from the exons ATGGAGAAAGAGGAAATGGGGGACTCCTCTAAATGGATTCTGGAAAGCATCGAGGTCGACGACATGGCCGATGTGCCCTTGGACAGCTCCAACAAAAGCGGCGTTCATAGCGGCGGCCCGACTTCCAAGGTGAACGATGAGGCAATGCTCGCCCGGAGCTCGAGCAGCACGAGGAAGCGAGTTGGGTTTCAGGGCACTAGGCCACCGGCGTTGTCTAGGATGGGAAGGACCGAATCCGGTGCCAGGAGAGGGCTCAAGAGCTTGAGGTTCTTGGACAGGACCATCACAGGGAAGGAGGTGGACGCTTGGAAGTCCATGGAGAAACGTTTCAACCAATTCGCAGTCGATGGGAGGATCTCGAAGGACAAGTTCGGGACCTGCATTG GAATGGGAGAATCCAAGGAATTTGCGGGGGAGCTGTTTGAGACATTGGCGAGGCGTAGGAAGATACACTCGGAGAACGGGATTACTCAGGAGGAAATGAGGGCATTTTGGGACGATATGACTAACCAGGACATTGACTCACGCCTTCAAATCTTCTTTGACAT GTGTGACAAAAATGGCGATGGTAAGCTCTCCGAGGAGGAGGTGAAGGAG GTAATCATATTGAGCGCTTCAGCAAACAAGCTGTCCAATCTCAAGCAGCAAGCCGCATCCTATGCTGTGTTGATCATGGAAGAGCTCGATCCTGACCATCTCGGGTATATCGAA ATGTGGCAACTCGAGACTCTACTGAGGGAGATGGTGAGCTCCGAAGAAGCCAACAAGCTGGCCAAAAAAACCCACACTCTTGCAAGGACCATGATTCCGAGACAATATAGGACTCCGATCAGCAAATTTTTATCGAAAACCTTCGAATTTCTCCAGGAGAATTGGAAGAGAGTGTGGGTCATGTCACTTTGGTTGACTCTAAATTTGATCCTTTTTGTCTGGAAGTTCCGTCAATACAAGGAGAGAGACATATTTCAAGTCATGGGTTActgtgtttgttttgcgaagGGCGCTGCTGAGACGCTCAAATTCAACATGGCCCTTATTCTCATCCCTGTGTGTAGGAGGACGCTTACTAAACTTAGATCAACTGCCCTAAGTAGGATATTTCCTTTCGACGACAATATTAATTTCCACAAGTCGATAGCACTGGCAATAGTAATCGGGACTTCAATACATATTATTATGCACCTTTCGTGTGATTTCCCAAGACTAATTTCATGTCCTAAGCCAAAGTTTTTGAGGTACGCGGGGCCTAACTTCAATTACAAGCAGCCAAGTTACTTGGATCTAGTTGAGAGCGTTCCTGGTGTTACCGGGATTATAATTACCATCTTGATGGCTTTCTCTTTCACACTGGCCACGCATTCATTTAGAAGGAATGTCATCAAGTTACCTTGGCCATTCCACCATCTAGCCGGGTTCAATGCCTTCTGGTACGCTCACCATTTGCTGTTCCTGGTCTATGCTCTCTTGATAGTGCACGGCTACTTCCTGTTTCTGAGTAGGCACTGGTACTCAAAAAGT ACATGGATGTATCTCTCTGTTCCTTTATTACTTTATGTCAGCGAGAGAATTTTCACAGCTATTGACGAGCGCAACCATCGTGTCAATGTTATCAAG GCAATCATATACACAGGAAATGTTTTGGCGTTGTACATAAGCAAACCCCCAGGATTCAAGTATAAAAGCGGAATGTATATGTTTGTCAAGTGTCCAGATATTTCCAACTTCGAGTG GCATCCTTTTTCTATCACTTCCGCACCAGGAGATGACTACTTGAGTGTCCACATACGAACCTTGGGAGACTGGACCACGGAGCTTAAGAACAGATTTGCACAG GTTTGTGAGCCACCGAACGAGCCAGCGGGAAGGGGAAGTCTAGTGAGGCTTCAAACCAAGGCAATCTCAGATTATGATCACACACAAGTCAG ATTCCCGAGAATCCTCATTAAGGGACCGTATGGAGCCCCAGCTCAGAACTACAAAAAGTACGACATCCTTTTCCTTATCGGTCTAGGGATCGGGGCAACACCATTTATCAGCATTTTGAAGGACCTCCTCAACCAGATCAAGCCGAACGAACAAAACAAT GATCCTGGACAAAGCATACCAGGTGCAAATAAGAAGGCACCGGAAAGAGCATACTTTTATTGGGTAACAAGGGAACAGGGTTCGTTTGAATGGTTCAAAGGTGTGATGGATGATATCGCAGAATACGACCATAAT CATATAATAGAGATGCACAACTACTTGACTAGTGTATATGAAGAAGGAGATGCACGGTCAGCACTCATCGCAATGGTGCAGAAGCTGCAGCATGCAAAGAATGGAGTGGATGTTGTCTCAGAAAGCCGG ATAAGAACGCATTTTGCGAGGCCTAACTGGAGAAAGGTGTTCTCCCAACTGGCAAGTGCTCATCCTTCTTCTCGAATAG GTGTTTTCTACTGTGGAAGTCCAACGCTTACTAAGCCGTTAAAGAAGCTTTGTCAAGAATTCAGCCTAAACTCATCGACCCGTTTCCAATTTCACAAGGAAAACTTCTAG
- the LOC104422536 gene encoding chitinase 2 — translation MGQSKKLPFDVQLVLPLLPFAPRALSTLYREYIGAEFKGVQFSDVPIHPGVEFHFILSFAIDYDSSPSPTNGWFNVFWDTDSLTPAQVASIKSGNSKVKVAVSLGGASVGNGSTVYFAPSNLDSWVSNAVSSLTAILEQYHLDGIDIDYESFQADHDTFTGCIGRLTNTLKSNGVISFASIAPYTDDAVQSPYLALWSRYGQLIDYVNFQFYAYDAGTSVSQFIGYFEEQSQNYGGGKVLVSFISDGSGRLSPEDRFFTACEGLKSQGKLHGIFALCADDSMAKGFKYEKQSQALLAISR, via the coding sequence ATGGGCCAGTCCAAGAAGCTCCCCTTCGACGTTCAGCTAGTCCTTCCTCTGCTCCCCTTCGCGCCTCGAGCGCTGTCGACCCTGTACCGAGAGTACATCGGAGCCGAGTTCAAAGGCGTCCAGTTCTCCGACGTCCCGATCCACCCAGGCGTCGAGTTCCACTTCATCCTCTCCTTCGCCATTGACTACGACTCCTCCCCGTCCCCGACAAACGGCTGGTTCAACGTCTTCTGGGACACCGACAGCCTCACCCCCGCCCAGGTCGCCTCCATCAAGTCTGGCAACTCCAAGGTCAAGGTCGCCGTGAGCCTCGGCGGAGCGTCCGTCGGCAACGGCAGCACCGTCTACTTCGCCCCGTCCAACCTCGACTCCTGGGTCTCCAACGCCGTCTCCTCTCTCACCGCGATCCTCGAGCAGTACCACCTCGACGGCATCGACATCGACTACGAGAGCTTCCAAGCCGACCACGACACCTTCACCGGGTGCATCGGCCGGCTGACAAACACCCTCAAGAGCAATGGCGTCATCTCCTTCGCGTCCATCGCTCCCTACACCGACGACGCAGTCCAGAGCCCTTACCTGGCGCTGTGGAGCAGGTACGGCCAGCTCATCGACTACGTGAACTTCCAGTTCTACGCGTACGACGCGGGGACGAGCGTGTCCCAGTTCATTGGCTACTTCGAAGAGCAGAGCCAGAATTACGGAGGCGGGAAGGTCCTGGTGAGCTTCATCAGCGACGGGAGCGGCAGGCTGTCGCCGGAGGACAGGTTCTTCACGGCGTGCGAAGGGCTGAAGAGCCAGGGGAAGCTGCACGGGATCTTCGCATTGTGCGCCGACGACTCCATGGCCAAGGGCTTCAAGTACGAGAAGCAGTCGCAGGCGTTGCTCGCCATTTCTCGCTAG